Within the Nocardioides humi genome, the region CGTTCCTGAGCACGCCCAGCTCGCCTGGGTGCTCAACTGCCTGACCGGCTTCGGCGAGGCGCGCCGGATGACCCAGTTCAAGGACAAGTCGGCCAAGGGGGGCGAGGGCGCGGCGAGCGTCGGCCTCTTCACCTACCCGATCCTCCAGGCGGCCGACATCCTGCTCTACCGGCCCCACTACGTGCCGGTCGGCGAGGACCAGCGCCAGCACCTCGAGCTGACCCGCGACCTCGCGCAGCGCTTCAACTCCCGCTACAAGAAGACCTTCCGGCTGCCCGAGCCCTACATCCTCAAGGCGACCGGCAAGATCGCCGACCTCCAGGACCCGACGAAGAAGATGTCGAAGTCCGGCTCCGCGCCCAACGGCATCATCGAGATGCTCGACGACCCCGCCCGCTCGGCGAAGAAGATCCGCTCCGCCGTCACCGACTCCGGCACCGACATCCGCTTCGACCCCGAGGGGAAGCCCGGGGTCAGCAACCTGCTGACCATCTACTCCTCGCTGACGGGGGAGAGCATCCCCGCGCTCGAGGAGCAGTACGCCGGCAGGATGTACGGCGACCTCAAGAAGGACCTCGCCGACGTGGTGGTCGGCTTCGTCACGCCGTTCCGGGACCGCACCCTCGAGCTCCTCGACAACCAGGACCACCTCCTGCAGGTGCTGGCCCAGGGGGCCGAGACGGCCGGATCGGTCGCGGAGAGCACGCTGCGCGACGTCTACCAGCGGATCGGGTTCGTGGCGCCGGTGGAGCGTCGTACGGAGGCCGGCTGATGCCGGTGATCGGCGTCGCCGTCGCCATCCCGGAGCCGTGGGCCGCCGAGCTGGTGGCCTACCGCCAGCGGATCGGGGACCCCACCGCCGAGGGCGTCCCCAGCCACATCACGCTCATCCCGCCCACCGAGGTGGCCGGCGGGCTCGAGGAGATCGAGGCCCATCTCGCCGCCGCGGCGGCCGGAATCGAGTCGTTCCGGGTGCATCTGCGAGGAACGGGTACCTTCCGGCCCGTGTCGCCCGTCGTCTTCGTCAGC harbors:
- the trpS gene encoding tryptophan--tRNA ligase, with translation MSATTEHPPVPETAQPAVPEGAARPRVLSGIQPTADSFHFGNYLGATRQWVDLQRDHQPFFFIADLHAITVEHDPKVLRERTLRAAAQLLAMGIDPARSAIFVQSHVPEHAQLAWVLNCLTGFGEARRMTQFKDKSAKGGEGAASVGLFTYPILQAADILLYRPHYVPVGEDQRQHLELTRDLAQRFNSRYKKTFRLPEPYILKATGKIADLQDPTKKMSKSGSAPNGIIEMLDDPARSAKKIRSAVTDSGTDIRFDPEGKPGVSNLLTIYSSLTGESIPALEEQYAGRMYGDLKKDLADVVVGFVTPFRDRTLELLDNQDHLLQVLAQGAETAGSVAESTLRDVYQRIGFVAPVERRTEAG
- a CDS encoding 2'-5' RNA ligase family protein — protein: MPVIGVAVAIPEPWAAELVAYRQRIGDPTAEGVPSHITLIPPTEVAGGLEEIEAHLAAAAAGIESFRVHLRGTGTFRPVSPVVFVSLAEGISQCEQLADAVRRGPLAVELGFPYHPHVTVAHHLDDPTLDRAFEDLAGFECAFDVTDFHLYVHHEQEGWRATRTFPLT